In the Lepus europaeus isolate LE1 chromosome 18, mLepTim1.pri, whole genome shotgun sequence genome, one interval contains:
- the LOC133776655 gene encoding nucleoside diphosphate kinase B — MAHLERTFIAIKPDGVQRGLVGEIIKRFEQKGFRLVAMKFLRASEEHLKQHYIDLKDRPFFPGLVKYMNSGPVVAMVWEGLNVVKTGRVMLGETNPADSKPGTIRGDFCIQVGRNIIHGSDSVKSAEKEISLWFQPEELVDYKSCAHDWVYE; from the exons ATGGCCCACCTGGAGCGCACCTTCATCGCCATCAAGCCGGACGGCGTGCAGCGCGGCCTGGTGGGAGAAATCATCAAGCGCTTTGAGCAGAAGGGATTCCGCCTGGTGGCCATGAAGTTCCTTCGG GCCTCCGAGGAGCACCTGAAGCAGCACTACATCGACCTGAAAGACCGCCCGTTCTTCCCGGGGCTGGTGAAGTACATGAACTCGGGGCCGGTCGTGGCCATG GTCTGGGAGGGGCTGAACGTGGTGAAGACAGGCCGAGTGATGCTCGGGGAGACCAACCCTGCGGACTCCAAGCCGGGCACCATCCGCGGGGACTTCTGCATCCAGGTTGGCAG GAACATCATTCACGGCAGCGACTCAGTGAAAAGTGCTGAAAAAGAAATAAGCCTGTGGTTCCAGCCTGAAGAACTGGTCGACTACAAGTCTTGTGCTCACGACTGGGTCTATGAGTGA